A stretch of the Vigna radiata var. radiata cultivar VC1973A chromosome 7, Vradiata_ver6, whole genome shotgun sequence genome encodes the following:
- the LOC106768868 gene encoding uncharacterized protein LOC106768868 isoform X1 produces the protein MTISVFSVPTPQLCSYKNSWPTPTYPSLSSSSSNLTVTLCSPSPPTSVIDDGTSPVPDDIPLVDRSEFVREQLIRGVFHSGCKACGREEIEKGCNGEGRIQGGIATVPGFGWWPIKAYRPCPAFVASGGRYRRQGQSMDEVVSGSGKTSTIGTAGDSKKSIHLESKDNIHSVVFRFPGF, from the exons ATGACAATATCTGTTTTCTCAGTTCCGACGCCTCAGTTGTGCAGCTACAAAAACTCGTGGCCAACTCCGACTTacccttctctttcttcttcttcttcgaatTTAACTGTTACACTGTGCTCTCCTTCTCCTCCAACTTCTGTTATCGATGATGGTACTTCTCCTGTACCAGACGATATTCCTCTTGTTGATCGGTCAGAATTCGTGAG AGAGCAACTAATTCGAGGTGTTTTTCACAGCGGTTGTAAGGCATGTGGAAGAGAAGAAATAGAGAAAGGATGCAATGGTGAAGGAAGGATTCAGGGTGGAATTGCAACAGTACCAGGGTTTGGGTGGTGGCCTATAAAGGCTTACAGGCCATGTCCTGCATTTGTGGCATCGGGTGGTAGGTATAGGCGGCAAGGACAAAGCATGGACGAGGTTGTCTCTGGAAGCGGTAAAACATCTACAATTGGAACTGCCGGTGACTCGAAGAAAAG cATTCATCTCGAAAGTAAGGACAACATTCACTCTGTTGTATTTCGCTTCCCGGGATtctaa
- the LOC106768868 gene encoding uncharacterized protein LOC106768868 isoform X2, with protein MTISVFSVPTPQLCSYKNSWPTPTYPSLSSSSSNLTVTLCSPSPPTSVIDDGTSPVPDDIPLVDRSEFVREQLIRGVFHSGCKACGREEIEKGCNGEGRIQGGIATVPGFGWWPIKAYRPCPAFVASGGRYRRQGQSMDEVVSGSGKTSTIGTAGDSKKSNKKESVKKSNR; from the exons ATGACAATATCTGTTTTCTCAGTTCCGACGCCTCAGTTGTGCAGCTACAAAAACTCGTGGCCAACTCCGACTTacccttctctttcttcttcttcttcgaatTTAACTGTTACACTGTGCTCTCCTTCTCCTCCAACTTCTGTTATCGATGATGGTACTTCTCCTGTACCAGACGATATTCCTCTTGTTGATCGGTCAGAATTCGTGAG AGAGCAACTAATTCGAGGTGTTTTTCACAGCGGTTGTAAGGCATGTGGAAGAGAAGAAATAGAGAAAGGATGCAATGGTGAAGGAAGGATTCAGGGTGGAATTGCAACAGTACCAGGGTTTGGGTGGTGGCCTATAAAGGCTTACAGGCCATGTCCTGCATTTGTGGCATCGGGTGGTAGGTATAGGCGGCAAGGACAAAGCATGGACGAGGTTGTCTCTGGAAGCGGTAAAACATCTACAATTGGAACTGCCGGTGACTCGAAGAAAAG TAACAAAAAGGAAAGTGTGAAGAAATCTAATAGGTAA
- the LOC106767886 gene encoding uncharacterized protein LOC106767886, whose amino-acid sequence MGNCSMKGTTGECHHTIRVMSDSGAILQFKAPKTVAQVLQHYPGYGIFRQGHASEPLQEQERLSYGLFYYLLPLKEGQKSCCVNVGVEEGVGGLRSKSAACDYVENLSNGSALEVLPVAKNGVWRVKLVIEQRQLEEILSEQVNTEALIEKMRMAATGCSTTSPSRSPTMSTWKVGWKTTLFSGKFAKDTANATAGSNLYLGSC is encoded by the coding sequence ATGGGGAATTGTTCCATGAAGGGTACCACTGGAGAGTGTCACCATACTATTCGGGTTATGAGTGACAGCGGTGCTATTTTGCAGTTCAAAGCTCCCAAGACTGTGGCTCAAGTGCTTCAACATTACCCTGGTTATGGTATTTTCCGCCAGGGTCATGCTTCAGAACCTTTGCAAGAGCAAGAGAGGTTAAGCTATGGTCTTTTCTATTATCTTCTTCCGTTGAAGGAGGGGCAAAAAAGTTGCTGTGTCAACGTTGGAGTTGAAGAAGGAGTGGGAGGTCTTCGAAGTAAGTCTGCAGCGTGTGATTATGTTGAGAATTTGTCAAATGGGTCGGCGCTTGAAGTGTTGCCAGTGGCTAAGAACGGCGTGTGGAGAGTGAAGTTGGTGATTGAGCAGAGGCAACTGGAGGAGATTTTGTCAGAGCAGGTGAATACTGAAGCTCTGATTGAGAAGATGAGGATGGCTGCAACTGGATGCTCTACCACTAGTCCTTCAAGGAGTCCAACCATGAGCACTTGGAAAGTGGGGTGGAAGACAACACTCTTTAGTGGGAAATTTGCCAAAGACACTGCCAATGCCACTGCAGGCTCTAATTTGTATCTGGGATCTTGTTAG
- the LOC106766984 gene encoding RNA polymerase II transcriptional coactivator KELP yields the protein MDTDTKQRIEETVRRILQESNMDEVTESKIRKQASEELGLNLSQPQFKTFVKQVVGAFLQEKQQEIEEQQHQQEENDEGEVEEGQGESKGREYDNEGNLIICKLSEKRRVSIQDFRGKTLISIREYYNKGGQELPSNKGISLTEEQWSIFKNNLPAIEKAIKKMESR from the exons ATGGATACTGACACAAAACAGCGAATCGAGGAAACAGTTCGCAGGATTTTGCAAGAGTCGAACATGGACGAGGTTACGGAGTCTAAGATTCGAAAGCAAGCCTCCGAGGAGCTCGGTCTCAACCTGTCTCAGCCCCAATTCAAAACCTTCGTGAAACAGGTCGTGGGGGCTTTTCTGCAAGAAAAGCAGCAAGAAATAGAAGAACAGCAGCATCAACAGGAAGAAAATGATGAGGGAGAAGTTGAAGAAGGACAAGGAGAATCCAAGGGCAGGGAGTACGATAATGAAGGCAATCTCATCATCTGCAAG CTTTCAGAAAAGAGAAGGGTGAGCATTCAGGATTTCAGAGGGAAAACGTTGATCTCCATTCGCGAGTACTATAATAAAGGTGGCCAGGAACTTCCTTCTAACAAAG GAATAAGTTTGACTGAAGAGCAGTGGTCTATCTTTAAAAACAATCTGCCTGCCATAGAAAAAGCCATTAAGAAAATGGAATCTCGTTGA